One stretch of Cohnella algarum DNA includes these proteins:
- a CDS encoding MinD/ParA family protein — protein MADQAQALRHMVYSKDKQSPHSTRILTVTSGKGGVGKSNFSLNFAMALQKRGFRVLLFDADIGMANIDVLLGIPATYNLFHLLKREKTIWEIIQTGPSGLQFIAGGSGFQDLIRLSDKDLEYFAGEIGKLHGHVDFLLFDTGAGLSKETVRFITAADETLIVTTPEPTSITDAYALIKMVKSMGHDVTFKLIVNRVSDDREGRQTADNIRQVASRFLGLDIPLLGFVPDDASVSKAVKRQTALAVAFPESPACRGIDNIASRYLAEKPDDDRGGTAVRFMQKIRRLWSR, from the coding sequence ATGGCTGATCAAGCGCAAGCGCTCAGGCATATGGTTTATTCCAAGGACAAGCAGTCCCCTCATTCCACCCGGATCCTTACTGTTACGAGCGGAAAGGGGGGCGTCGGGAAGTCGAATTTCAGCCTGAACTTCGCGATGGCTTTGCAAAAAAGAGGCTTCCGGGTGCTGCTGTTCGATGCCGATATCGGCATGGCCAACATCGACGTGCTGCTGGGCATTCCGGCGACGTATAACCTGTTCCATTTGTTGAAGCGCGAGAAAACGATTTGGGAAATCATTCAAACGGGACCGAGCGGCCTTCAATTTATCGCGGGGGGCTCGGGGTTTCAGGATCTGATTCGCTTGTCGGACAAGGATCTGGAGTATTTCGCCGGCGAGATCGGAAAGCTTCACGGACATGTCGATTTTCTTCTGTTCGATACGGGAGCAGGGTTGTCGAAGGAAACCGTGCGCTTCATCACCGCGGCGGACGAGACGCTCATCGTCACGACGCCCGAGCCGACCTCGATAACCGATGCCTACGCCCTGATCAAAATGGTCAAATCGATGGGCCACGACGTGACGTTCAAGCTGATCGTCAATCGCGTATCCGACGATCGCGAAGGCCGGCAAACGGCGGACAACATCCGGCAGGTCGCCAGCCGATTTTTGGGGCTCGACATCCCGCTGCTCGGTTTCGTTCCGGATGACGCAAGCGTGTCCAAAGCGGTGAAGCGCCAAACGGCGCTAGCCGTCGCTTTCCCGGAAAGCCCGGCATGCAGAGGCATCGACAACATCGCCTCTCGCTATCTCGCGGAAAAGCCCGATGACGATCGCGGGGGGACGGCCGTGCGCTTCATGCAAAAAATTCGCCGGCTTTGGAGCAGGTAA
- the fliR gene encoding flagellar biosynthetic protein FliR: MEQAMQLFPAFLLVLCRISAFMVVAPVFSTRTIPNTFKIGLAFFISIIVFLNVGFDDRVTADANYILAILKEVLAGLVIGFVAYLFFSIVHTAGSFMDMQMGLGVANIVDPLTGVSAPILGNLKFMLMVLVFLNINGHHYLLSAIMESYRWLPLDNHFFQTVYGGSLTQFLARTFADTFLLALQVAAPLVVAMFLTDVGLALLTRAAPQFHIFVIGIPIKILLGLGVLILLMPGIGIVFQMLFDQMYNALEKLFVILQNGET; this comes from the coding sequence ATGGAACAAGCGATGCAGTTGTTTCCGGCGTTTTTGCTTGTTTTATGCCGCATCAGTGCGTTTATGGTCGTCGCTCCGGTATTTTCGACCCGGACGATTCCGAATACGTTTAAAATCGGGCTCGCTTTTTTTATCTCGATTATCGTATTTTTAAACGTCGGCTTCGACGACCGGGTTACGGCCGATGCAAATTACATACTTGCAATTTTGAAAGAGGTTTTGGCGGGGCTCGTCATCGGCTTTGTCGCTTATTTGTTTTTTTCGATCGTTCATACTGCCGGTTCTTTCATGGACATGCAAATGGGACTTGGAGTGGCCAATATCGTCGATCCGTTGACGGGAGTATCGGCGCCGATTCTCGGCAATCTGAAATTTATGCTTATGGTTTTGGTTTTTTTAAATATAAACGGCCATCATTATTTGCTTTCCGCCATAATGGAGAGCTACCGCTGGCTGCCGCTCGACAATCATTTTTTTCAAACGGTATACGGAGGCAGTTTGACGCAATTTTTGGCCCGGACGTTTGCGGATACGTTTTTGCTTGCATTGCAAGTAGCGGCTCCCCTTGTCGTGGCAATGTTTCTGACGGACGTAGGTCTCGCTTTGCTCACGAGAGCGGCGCCGCAGTTCCATATTTTCGTTATCGGGATTCCGATCAAAATATTGCTGGGACTTGGGGTTCTAATTTTGCTGATGCCCGGAATCGGCATCGTGTTTCAAATGTTGTTCGATCAGATGTATAACGCGCTGGAAAAGCTGTTCGTCATTTTGCAAAACGGCGAAACGTAA
- the flhA gene encoding flagellar biosynthesis protein FlhA has protein sequence MKIRDIFILVGIIGIVLMMVVPIPHQLLDVLLIINISVALMILLLSMNTTDALQFSIFPTLLLVTTVFRLALNISTTRLILSEGEAGKVVETFGSFVAGGQLAIGFVVFLILIVVQFIVITKGAERVSEVGARFTLDAMPGKQMSIDADLNAGLINEQQAKERREKIEKEADFYGSMDGASKFVKGDAIASIIIVVINLVGGFIIGMAMHGMSFEEALNTYSILSIGDGLVSQVPALLISTATGIIVTRATSEGNMADDLSEQLLRYPRLLYIVAGTIALLGLATPIGPIATIPFAAILAIAAYRLQKSMNRKQKAEDLLVEEKEIEEVRSPESVISLLQVDPIEFEFGYGLIPLADTQQGGDLLDRIIMIRRQCALDMGLIVPVIRIRDNIQLKPNEYVIKIKGNLVARGELLLHHYLAMSPGFEDDSITGIETKEPAFGLPALWIDEQMKERAELAGYTVVDPPSVVATHLTEIVKKYAHELLGRQETKSLLDSVKENHTALIEELVPSTLSIGDVQKVLSKLLKEKISIRDLVTIFETLADYGKFTKDPDVLTEYVRQALSRQITLQYTNPNEPLKVITVSPAVEKKIADSVQQSDQGSYLAMDPASSQSIYHRLSEQVNKAVQTGQQPIILTSPNIRMYLRQMIERSLTDVPVISYSELEPSIEVQSIGVVSA, from the coding sequence ATGAAAATCCGGGACATTTTCATTCTTGTCGGCATTATAGGCATCGTCCTGATGATGGTCGTCCCTATTCCTCATCAGCTGCTCGACGTTTTGCTGATCATCAACATTTCCGTTGCGCTCATGATATTGCTGCTTTCGATGAACACGACCGATGCGCTGCAATTTTCCATTTTCCCGACGCTGCTGCTCGTTACGACCGTGTTTCGATTGGCGCTCAACATTTCCACGACGCGGCTTATTTTGTCGGAGGGCGAAGCGGGCAAGGTCGTCGAGACGTTCGGGAGCTTCGTCGCCGGCGGCCAGCTGGCCATCGGGTTCGTCGTTTTCCTTATCCTGATCGTCGTGCAGTTTATCGTCATTACGAAAGGCGCCGAACGGGTGTCGGAAGTCGGGGCGAGATTTACGCTCGACGCGATGCCCGGGAAGCAAATGAGCATCGACGCCGATTTGAACGCAGGCTTGATCAATGAGCAGCAGGCCAAGGAACGGCGCGAAAAAATCGAGAAGGAAGCCGATTTCTACGGCTCTATGGACGGTGCGAGCAAGTTCGTCAAAGGGGATGCGATCGCCAGCATCATTATCGTCGTCATCAACCTTGTCGGCGGTTTTATTATCGGGATGGCGATGCACGGGATGAGCTTCGAGGAAGCGCTCAACACCTATTCGATCCTGAGCATCGGCGACGGTCTTGTCAGCCAAGTGCCGGCGCTGCTCATCAGCACGGCGACCGGCATTATCGTGACCCGCGCGACTTCCGAAGGAAACATGGCGGACGACTTGTCGGAACAATTGCTGCGTTATCCGCGGCTGCTGTATATCGTAGCCGGCACGATCGCGCTGCTCGGCCTCGCGACGCCGATCGGTCCGATCGCCACGATACCGTTTGCGGCCATCCTCGCGATCGCGGCGTATCGGCTGCAGAAGAGCATGAACCGCAAGCAAAAAGCGGAGGATCTGCTCGTCGAGGAAAAGGAGATCGAAGAGGTGCGCAGCCCGGAAAGCGTCATCAGCCTGCTTCAAGTGGATCCGATCGAGTTCGAATTCGGTTACGGGCTTATCCCGCTAGCGGATACGCAGCAGGGCGGGGATTTGCTGGACCGGATCATCATGATCAGGCGACAGTGCGCCCTGGACATGGGGCTCATCGTCCCGGTCATCCGCATTCGCGACAATATTCAACTGAAGCCGAACGAATACGTCATCAAAATCAAAGGAAATCTGGTGGCGCGCGGCGAGCTGCTGCTTCATCATTACCTGGCGATGAGTCCGGGATTCGAGGACGATTCGATCACGGGCATCGAGACGAAGGAGCCGGCGTTCGGACTCCCGGCGCTCTGGATCGACGAGCAGATGAAGGAACGGGCCGAACTTGCCGGTTACACGGTCGTCGATCCGCCTTCCGTCGTCGCGACCCACCTGACGGAAATCGTCAAGAAATACGCGCACGAGCTGCTCGGCCGGCAAGAAACGAAATCGCTTCTCGACAGCGTCAAAGAAAATCATACCGCGCTTATCGAAGAGCTTGTTCCTTCGACGCTGTCGATCGGCGACGTGCAGAAGGTGCTTTCCAAGCTGCTGAAAGAGAAAATTTCGATTCGCGACTTGGTCACCATATTCGAAACGTTGGCCGATTACGGCAAATTCACCAAAGACCCGGATGTGCTGACGGAATACGTTCGCCAAGCGCTTTCGAGGCAAATCACGCTGCAATATACGAACCCGAACGAACCGCTCAAAGTCATCACGGTCAGCCCGGCCGTCGAGAAGAAGATCGCCGATTCCGTCCAGCAGTCCGATCAGGGAAGCTACTTGGCGATGGATCCGGCTTCTTCGCAATCGATTTATCATCGGCTTTCCGAGCAAGTGAACAAAGCCGTCCAAACCGGGCAGCAGCCGATCATTTTGACTTCGCCGAACATTCGGATGTATTTGCGCCAGATGATCGAACGCAGTCTTACGGACGTACCCGTCATATCGTACAGCGAACTAGAGCCGAGCATTGAAGTGCAGAGCATCGGGGTGGTGAGCGCATGA
- the flhF gene encoding flagellar biosynthesis protein FlhF, with product MLPPQAVRERYSRGTGDAVSPKASAPSAAATAVKALPEAEEQRREVAVSSFAAAMQSALNGQSEAAESPPARKSEPPVLAQRAESSFETIEKEEKEEDEVSALLQELRSMKEMMIRINRQQNAQAMPAAVLKLSKRLASQGVEPVYVEQFAQTVIERLEEHPDPDDEEFRQTARELLREWLLPSVGQGISPNTRIVNFVGPTGVGKTTTIAKIAADQAFIHRRSVGFITADTYRIAAVDQLRTYADILNVPLEVVFSPSELTRAYKKLEDRDLLLMDTAGRNYRNELFVSEVNSLLAPGQQAENLLVLSLTHKYSDLKEVASQFAKYGVRRLLLTKTDETDSYGSVLNLAREFDFEISYITCGQTVPDDIRAFEPDEWVNRLLGDASDG from the coding sequence GTGCTTCCGCCGCAGGCGGTCCGGGAACGATACAGCAGGGGAACGGGAGATGCCGTCTCGCCGAAAGCTTCGGCGCCATCCGCCGCGGCGACGGCCGTCAAGGCGTTGCCCGAAGCGGAAGAGCAAAGACGCGAGGTTGCCGTCAGCTCGTTCGCGGCTGCGATGCAATCGGCTTTGAACGGGCAATCGGAGGCAGCCGAATCTCCTCCGGCGCGGAAATCCGAACCGCCCGTATTGGCGCAACGGGCCGAAAGCTCTTTCGAGACGATTGAAAAAGAGGAGAAGGAAGAGGACGAAGTTTCGGCCCTGCTCCAGGAGCTTCGTTCGATGAAAGAAATGATGATCCGCATCAACCGGCAGCAAAATGCGCAAGCGATGCCGGCCGCGGTTTTGAAGCTCTCGAAGCGCTTGGCCTCCCAGGGCGTTGAACCCGTCTATGTCGAGCAGTTCGCTCAAACGGTCATCGAACGGCTGGAGGAACATCCCGATCCCGACGACGAGGAGTTTCGGCAAACGGCTCGGGAGCTTTTGCGGGAATGGTTATTGCCGTCTGTCGGTCAGGGGATCTCTCCGAATACGCGAATCGTCAACTTCGTCGGCCCGACGGGGGTCGGCAAGACGACGACGATCGCGAAAATCGCCGCGGATCAGGCGTTCATCCACCGGCGCTCCGTCGGCTTCATCACGGCGGATACGTACCGGATCGCCGCCGTCGATCAACTCCGGACGTATGCGGATATTTTGAACGTTCCGCTGGAAGTCGTATTTTCGCCATCGGAATTGACCCGCGCCTACAAAAAGCTGGAGGACCGGGATCTGCTACTGATGGACACGGCCGGCCGCAACTACCGGAACGAGCTGTTCGTTTCCGAGGTAAACAGCTTGCTGGCGCCCGGTCAGCAGGCGGAAAACTTGCTCGTGCTCAGCCTTACCCATAAATATTCCGACTTGAAGGAGGTTGCCTCCCAATTCGCGAAATACGGCGTCCGGCGCCTTCTGCTGACGAAGACGGACGAGACGGATTCCTACGGATCCGTGCTTAATCTGGCACGGGAATTCGATTTCGAGATTTCCTATATCACCTGCGGCCAGACCGTCCCGGACGATATTCGCGCCTTCGAACCGGACGAGTGGGTAAACCGGTTGCTGGGGGATGCGTCCGATGGCTGA
- a CDS encoding protein-glutamate methylesterase/protein-glutamine glutaminase has translation MSLYKVLVVDDSPFMRKVFSDFIAADPAFEVVGIARDGVEAVERTTQLQPDIITMDLEMPHMNGLQALRKIMSVRPTPVIMLSAVTDNGTRDTIKALQYGALDFIRKPDGAVKLDIRKVGEQLLEKLHMAAEMAGSVNFRALKDMEEREPEETEISAPSARDLPPPEGRKPETAAPAAPGKPAPEVGAKPPLSRKAPVSRPLPERPASPKTTNRLDSRLMSKTPRDGLGEQGRAKKPGEAMASAKTPPTPPAAPGKTEARPESPLRKIGGASPSPVPPAESREREGPKGRTDFTEIVVIGTSTGGPRALHEVLSGIPQSFPAPILVVQHMPPKFTHSLAQRLDSFAAIDVREAKDGEPLLTGTAYIAPGGRHMAVKREGAGRYRIELSDGPPQSGHRPSVDWLFESVVGMKELKRHAVLMTGMGSDGAKGMKALRDDGAATTIAEAEQTCVVYGMPRSAVELGATTHVLDLQQIAPILAKVVSGSGKR, from the coding sequence ATGTCGCTCTATAAAGTGCTTGTTGTTGACGATTCCCCTTTCATGCGCAAAGTTTTCAGCGATTTCATCGCAGCCGATCCGGCTTTCGAGGTCGTCGGCATCGCGCGTGACGGCGTGGAGGCAGTCGAACGGACAACGCAGCTGCAGCCCGATATTATTACGATGGATCTCGAAATGCCGCACATGAACGGGCTGCAGGCGCTGCGCAAAATCATGTCCGTGCGGCCGACTCCCGTCATCATGCTGTCGGCGGTGACGGACAACGGAACCCGCGATACGATCAAGGCGTTGCAGTACGGCGCCCTCGATTTTATCCGCAAGCCCGACGGCGCGGTGAAGCTGGACATCCGGAAAGTCGGGGAACAGCTTCTGGAGAAGCTTCATATGGCGGCCGAAATGGCCGGCAGCGTCAATTTCCGCGCGTTGAAAGATATGGAGGAGCGGGAACCGGAGGAAACGGAAATATCCGCGCCGTCCGCGCGGGATCTTCCGCCGCCGGAAGGGAGAAAGCCGGAGACGGCCGCCCCCGCCGCGCCGGGCAAGCCCGCGCCCGAAGTCGGCGCCAAACCGCCGCTTTCAAGAAAAGCGCCCGTATCCCGCCCGCTTCCGGAACGGCCGGCTTCGCCGAAGACGACGAACCGGCTGGATTCAAGGCTCATGTCCAAAACGCCCAGGGACGGATTAGGGGAACAAGGGCGCGCGAAAAAGCCGGGAGAAGCGATGGCGTCTGCCAAGACGCCGCCAACGCCGCCGGCAGCGCCCGGGAAAACGGAGGCCAGGCCGGAATCGCCTTTGCGGAAGATCGGCGGGGCTTCCCCGTCACCCGTCCCGCCGGCGGAAAGCCGCGAGAGGGAAGGGCCGAAAGGACGCACCGATTTTACGGAAATCGTCGTGATCGGGACGTCGACGGGCGGCCCCCGAGCGCTGCATGAAGTGCTGTCGGGCATCCCGCAGTCGTTTCCGGCGCCGATTCTCGTCGTGCAGCATATGCCGCCCAAGTTCACGCACTCGCTGGCGCAGCGCCTCGATTCGTTCGCGGCGATCGACGTCCGCGAAGCGAAGGACGGCGAACCGCTGCTGACGGGGACGGCTTACATCGCGCCGGGAGGCCGGCATATGGCCGTAAAGCGGGAGGGCGCGGGCCGTTACCGGATCGAGTTGTCGGACGGGCCGCCCCAAAGCGGCCATCGGCCGTCGGTCGATTGGCTGTTTGAGTCCGTCGTCGGCATGAAAGAACTGAAAAGGCATGCCGTTCTCATGACCGGCATGGGCAGCGACGGAGCCAAAGGCATGAAGGCCTTGCGCGACGACGGCGCGGCGACGACCATCGCCGAAGCGGAGCAAACGTGCGTCGTTTACGGTATGCCCCGTTCCGCGGTTGAGCTCGGAGCGACGACGC
- the fliQ gene encoding flagellar biosynthesis protein FliQ has translation MSSNFVIGLAGQALFVILKVSAPMLGLGLIVGLIISIFQATTQIHEQTLAFIPKIIAVFVAVLVFGPWILNTLVDFTEQLLGNLASYIG, from the coding sequence ATGAGTTCCAATTTCGTCATCGGCTTGGCAGGGCAGGCGCTGTTCGTCATATTGAAAGTCAGCGCGCCGATGCTCGGCCTGGGGTTGATCGTCGGGTTGATCATCAGCATCTTTCAGGCGACGACCCAGATTCACGAGCAAACGCTGGCCTTCATTCCCAAAATCATCGCCGTTTTCGTTGCCGTGCTCGTGTTCGGACCGTGGATCTTAAACACGCTGGTCGACTTTACCGAACAATTGCTTGGCAATCTGGCGAGCTATATCGGATGA
- the flhB gene encoding flagellar biosynthesis protein FlhB, which produces MARFHLSMDLQLFSGEKTEKATPKKRNDARKKGQVAHSQEMVSSVELLVAVALFLALGNYFWDRIIGMFSDVFMHRLTTDISELNVYQLFASYTFQMLMFLAPIFIGALVVVFAVSYMQFGWLFTTEPLKFKFSPLNPIQGFKRMFSARSLFELVKSSLKLFVVAVVVIIILWAERDSVLALSHVPLQDIYSFAADLTIWMGLIVAVLLFVLAIGDFYFQKYQFEKSIRMSKQDIKDEYKNMEGDPKVKARIRERQRRMAIMRMMQEVPKADVIITNPTHFAVALQYDGTKMDAPRVVAKGQDYLALRIREIAKANDVITMENKPLARALFERTEIGETIPGDLFQAVAEVLAYVYRLKGRRNA; this is translated from the coding sequence ATGGCCCGGTTTCATCTGTCGATGGATTTACAATTGTTCTCCGGGGAAAAAACGGAAAAGGCCACCCCTAAAAAGCGTAACGACGCCCGTAAAAAGGGACAAGTCGCGCACAGTCAGGAAATGGTGTCATCCGTCGAACTGCTGGTAGCTGTCGCCTTGTTTCTGGCATTGGGGAATTATTTTTGGGATCGAATTATCGGAATGTTTAGCGACGTGTTCATGCATCGGTTGACGACGGATATTAGCGAGTTAAACGTTTATCAATTATTTGCCAGCTACACCTTTCAGATGTTAATGTTTCTTGCTCCTATTTTTATCGGCGCTCTCGTCGTCGTATTCGCAGTCAGTTATATGCAATTCGGCTGGTTGTTTACGACGGAGCCGTTAAAATTCAAATTCAGTCCGTTGAATCCGATACAAGGCTTCAAACGCATGTTCAGCGCGCGTTCGCTTTTCGAACTGGTAAAAAGTTCGCTAAAGCTCTTTGTCGTTGCCGTTGTCGTCATTATTATATTATGGGCCGAACGCGACAGCGTGCTGGCCTTGTCTCATGTCCCGCTGCAGGATATTTATTCGTTTGCCGCGGACTTGACGATTTGGATGGGACTGATCGTCGCCGTGCTGCTGTTCGTTCTGGCGATCGGAGATTTCTATTTTCAAAAATATCAGTTTGAGAAAAGCATTCGAATGAGCAAGCAGGACATCAAAGACGAGTACAAAAATATGGAAGGCGATCCGAAAGTCAAGGCACGGATTCGAGAACGCCAACGCCGGATGGCGATTATGCGGATGATGCAGGAAGTTCCGAAAGCCGACGTCATCATCACCAACCCGACGCACTTCGCCGTGGCGCTGCAGTACGACGGCACGAAGATGGATGCGCCCAGGGTCGTTGCCAAAGGCCAGGATTACTTGGCGCTGAGAATTCGCGAAATCGCCAAGGCGAACGACGTCATCACCATGGAAAACAAGCCGCTCGCCCGCGCCCTGTTCGAACGCACGGAAATTGGCGAAACGATTCCAGGCGATTTGTTCCAGGCCGTCGCGGAGGTGTTAGCTTACGTATATCGTCTCAAAGGGCGCCGCAATGCATAA